One segment of Candidatus Eremiobacteraceae bacterium DNA contains the following:
- a CDS encoding UPF0158 family protein, whose protein sequence is MTDNNATNAYVTAEWIRRPLADLGGVSPVDAAADPEGRKKLDDLLTELAGVHVRMKRLGLPVVNPEEIRKALGIEAPAHHAPSRAPSRAVRAGPVKRNALLDELGTALTGGDVDSVAFFNAKTGAVEHFMHNLGDQENARIAQAEADIELRKVTPVTTEVRYGIMSDFIGMVDDIAFAGKLRAAISGKGAFRRFRETVDEDDALRRRWLSYRTKRHYHIALDWLHNLGLDLSALGLNAADFDWEPGGSGSAKAHAQPTSKAAAAPAPEAEAAEAVAVAEPVAETQPAEEPKAEEPAESEAAAEV, encoded by the coding sequence ATGACTGACAACAACGCCACCAACGCATACGTGACGGCGGAGTGGATCCGTCGGCCCCTCGCAGACCTCGGCGGAGTCTCGCCGGTTGACGCCGCGGCAGACCCCGAAGGCCGCAAGAAACTCGACGACCTGCTCACCGAACTCGCCGGCGTCCACGTCCGGATGAAGCGCCTCGGACTTCCGGTAGTCAATCCGGAAGAGATCCGCAAAGCGCTCGGTATCGAAGCTCCCGCGCATCACGCGCCGTCGCGAGCGCCGTCGCGCGCCGTCCGCGCCGGTCCGGTGAAGCGCAACGCGCTCCTCGACGAGCTCGGCACCGCGCTGACGGGAGGCGACGTCGACAGCGTCGCGTTCTTCAACGCGAAGACGGGAGCGGTCGAGCACTTCATGCACAACCTCGGCGATCAGGAGAACGCTCGGATCGCGCAGGCCGAAGCCGACATCGAGCTTCGCAAAGTGACCCCGGTGACGACCGAGGTGCGCTATGGCATCATGTCCGACTTCATCGGCATGGTCGACGATATCGCGTTCGCCGGCAAGTTGCGCGCAGCCATTTCGGGCAAGGGCGCGTTCCGTCGCTTCCGAGAGACCGTGGACGAAGACGACGCGTTGCGCCGCCGCTGGCTGTCGTATCGGACGAAGCGGCACTACCACATCGCGCTCGACTGGCTGCATAATCTCGGTCTTGACCTCTCAGCGCTCGGCCTCAACGCGGCCGACTTCGATTGGGAGCCGGGAGGAAGCGGAAGTGCGAAAGCGCACGCGCAGCCCACTTCGAAGGCCGCAGCGGCGCCGGCGCCCGAGGCCGAAGCGGCCGAGGCCGTTGCGGTCGCAGAACCGGTAGCAGAGACACAACCGGCAGAAGAGCCCAAAGCCGAAGAGCCCGCGGAGTCAGAAGCCGCAGCAGAGGTGTAG